Proteins found in one Labrenzia sp. VG12 genomic segment:
- a CDS encoding Re/Si-specific NAD(P)(+) transhydrogenase subunit alpha, producing MIIGTPKETFPGENRVAMTPESAKQLQKLGYACIVQSGAGKAAGFSDEAYQEAGVEIVKTAPSLWKKADIVTKVRQPDDKELGYLTEGKTLISFFNPGGNETGMETAKSAGANVIAMEMVPRISRAQKMDALSSMANIAGYRAVIEAGNNFGRFFTGQITAAGKVPPAKVLVVGAGVAGLAAIGTSTSLGAITYAFDVRPEVAEQVESMGAEFVYLDFEEEQQDGAASGGYASVSSPEFREAQLAKFRELAPEMDIVITTALIPNREAPKLWLEDMVKAMKPGSVIVDLAAEKGGNVDGTEMDKKVVTDNGVTIIGYTDFPSRMASQSSTLYATNIRHMMTDLTPDKDGQLNHNMEDDVIRGATVTYKGEITFPPPPPKVQAIAAKSKEKPKELTPEEKRAAEVAAFKAQTKQQVTLLAIGGLLMFLVGLVAPASFMQHFIVFVLAVFVGFQVIWNVSHSLHTPLMAITNAISSIIILGALMQIGSGSFLVILLAALSIFMAGINIFGGFLVTRRMLAMFQKS from the coding sequence CTGATAATCGGCACGCCGAAGGAAACATTCCCCGGCGAGAATCGCGTGGCGATGACCCCGGAGTCCGCCAAGCAACTCCAGAAACTCGGATATGCCTGCATCGTGCAGAGCGGAGCCGGCAAGGCAGCCGGATTTTCCGACGAAGCCTATCAGGAAGCCGGTGTCGAGATCGTCAAGACGGCTCCGAGCCTCTGGAAAAAAGCCGATATTGTCACCAAGGTGCGCCAGCCGGACGACAAGGAACTGGGCTATCTGACCGAAGGCAAGACGCTGATCTCCTTCTTCAATCCGGGTGGCAACGAAACCGGAATGGAGACCGCGAAATCGGCCGGCGCCAACGTGATCGCCATGGAAATGGTGCCGCGCATCTCCCGCGCCCAGAAAATGGACGCCCTGTCGTCCATGGCCAACATTGCCGGCTATCGCGCAGTCATTGAGGCCGGCAACAATTTCGGCCGCTTCTTCACCGGCCAGATCACGGCAGCCGGCAAGGTGCCCCCGGCCAAGGTGCTCGTCGTCGGTGCCGGTGTTGCCGGCCTTGCCGCCATCGGCACATCAACCTCCCTCGGTGCCATCACCTATGCCTTCGACGTCCGGCCGGAAGTGGCCGAACAGGTCGAATCCATGGGCGCTGAATTCGTCTACCTGGATTTCGAGGAAGAACAGCAGGACGGCGCCGCATCCGGCGGCTATGCCAGCGTCTCCTCGCCCGAGTTCCGGGAAGCACAGCTTGCCAAGTTCCGCGAGCTGGCGCCGGAGATGGACATCGTCATCACGACCGCGCTGATCCCGAACCGGGAAGCGCCGAAGCTCTGGCTGGAAGACATGGTGAAGGCCATGAAGCCGGGTTCGGTGATCGTTGACCTTGCCGCTGAAAAGGGTGGCAATGTCGATGGCACGGAAATGGACAAGAAAGTGGTGACCGACAATGGCGTCACCATCATCGGCTACACCGACTTCCCCTCGCGCATGGCAAGCCAGTCGTCGACGCTCTATGCCACCAACATCCGTCACATGATGACCGATCTGACGCCTGACAAGGACGGTCAGCTCAATCACAACATGGAAGACGACGTCATCCGCGGTGCCACGGTCACCTACAAGGGCGAGATCACCTTCCCGCCCCCACCGCCCAAGGTGCAGGCCATCGCGGCAAAGTCGAAGGAAAAGCCGAAGGAACTGACGCCAGAGGAAAAGCGCGCCGCGGAAGTCGCCGCGTTCAAGGCACAGACCAAGCAGCAAGTCACCCTGCTGGCCATCGGCGGCCTCCTGATGTTCCTGGTCGGCCTCGTCGCGCCGGCAAGCTTCATGCAGCACTTTATCGTCTTTGTGCTGGCCGTGTTCGTTGGCTTCCAGGTGATCTGGAATGTCAGCCACTCGCTGCACACCCCTCTCATGGCGATCACCAACGCGATTTCCTCGATCATCATCCTCGGCGCCCTGATGCAGATCGGCTCCGGCTCCTTCCTGGTGATCCTGCTCGCGGCGCTCAGCATCTTCATGGCCGGAATCAACATCTTCGGCGGTTTCCTAGTCACCCGGCGCATGCTCGCCATGTTCCAGAAATCCTAA
- a CDS encoding Xaa-Pro peptidase family protein, with product MAELDWHAERSDLDGLAQLDRAPANDDIDLVAVRGYRQTRVRQQMAEYEVDAVILSDPVNIRYATGTRNMQVFSMRNAPSRYLLMTQTRAILFEFTGCLHLGEGFETVDEVRPSRTASFVAAGPHIADRERAWAAEMADTIRELTGETRAVVGVERLNAGAAIALKEAGLHVVDAQQPVERARAIKSPEEMKCVIASLRATEIGVGKLRAAIRPGLTEAELWSVLHKSIIEQNGDYVETRLLNAGARTNPWFQETSDNVIGANELIALDTDVVGCHGYYADFSRTFHSGPDQPTDLQKELYKVAHEQVHHNMGILKPGMSFRDYADRAWDIPDKYYAHRYYLSAHGCGMTGEYPYLYHHGDFPDAGYDGTIEPGMTLCVESFIGEDGGREGVKLEQQVLITETGVDLLSEFPFEEALLV from the coding sequence ATGGCTGAACTGGACTGGCATGCAGAGCGCAGTGATCTTGATGGACTGGCGCAACTGGACCGGGCTCCGGCCAATGACGATATCGATCTCGTCGCCGTGCGTGGCTACAGGCAGACGCGGGTGCGTCAGCAAATGGCAGAATACGAGGTCGATGCCGTCATCCTGTCGGATCCCGTCAACATCCGCTACGCGACCGGGACACGCAACATGCAGGTCTTCTCCATGCGCAACGCGCCGTCGCGCTACCTGCTGATGACACAGACCCGAGCGATCCTGTTCGAGTTTACCGGTTGCCTGCATCTCGGTGAAGGTTTTGAAACGGTCGATGAAGTCCGCCCCTCCAGAACTGCCAGTTTCGTAGCTGCCGGTCCGCACATAGCGGACCGGGAACGCGCATGGGCCGCAGAGATGGCCGATACGATCCGGGAGCTGACCGGCGAAACCCGGGCCGTGGTCGGCGTGGAACGTCTCAACGCTGGCGCAGCGATCGCGTTGAAAGAGGCAGGCCTTCACGTTGTCGATGCCCAGCAGCCGGTCGAAAGGGCTCGGGCAATCAAGTCTCCCGAAGAGATGAAATGCGTGATCGCCTCGCTGCGCGCCACGGAAATCGGGGTTGGCAAGCTGCGCGCCGCAATCCGCCCCGGACTGACCGAAGCCGAACTCTGGTCGGTTCTGCACAAGTCCATCATCGAGCAGAACGGGGATTACGTCGAAACCCGGCTGCTGAATGCCGGCGCACGCACCAATCCCTGGTTCCAGGAGACCTCTGACAATGTCATCGGAGCCAATGAACTGATCGCGCTCGACACGGATGTCGTTGGCTGCCACGGCTACTATGCCGATTTCTCGCGCACGTTCCATTCCGGTCCCGATCAGCCTACGGATCTTCAGAAGGAACTCTACAAGGTTGCCCATGAGCAGGTGCACCACAATATGGGCATCCTGAAACCCGGCATGAGTTTCCGCGATTATGCCGACCGGGCCTGGGACATTCCGGACAAATACTATGCCCACCGCTACTATCTTTCAGCCCATGGCTGCGGCATGACAGGCGAATACCCCTACCTCTATCACCACGGAGATTTTCCGGATGCAGGATATGACGGCACCATCGAGCCGGGCATGACACTTTGTGTGGAAAGCTTCATCGGCGAAGACGGCGGCAGGGAAGGCGTCAAGCTGGAACAGCAGGTTCTCATCACGGAGACGGGGGTTGATCTCTTGTCCGAGTTCCCCTTCGAAGAAGCCTTGTTGGTATAA
- the yghU gene encoding glutathione-dependent disulfide-bond oxidoreductase has product MSDPTYTPPKVWTWEEPSGGQWASINRPVSGATHEKDLPVGKHPLQLYSLATPNGVKVTIMLEELLALGHKDAEYDAWLIKIGEGDQFSSGFVGANPNSKIPALVDRSTETPTRVFESGSILLYLAEKFGEFLPKDPAKRTETLNWLFWQMGSAPYLGGGFGHFYAYAPEKFEYPIDRFAMETKRQLHVLDTALADRPYIAGDDYSIADMAIFPWYGGMVLGRAYDAAEFLSVHEYKNLLAWAEKIDARPAVIRGRKVNKTWGEDHEQVPERHDAADLDAKAAVENAAE; this is encoded by the coding sequence ATGAGCGATCCAACCTACACACCGCCGAAAGTCTGGACCTGGGAAGAACCCAGCGGAGGCCAGTGGGCCAGCATCAACCGTCCGGTTTCCGGGGCGACACACGAGAAGGATCTCCCGGTCGGCAAACATCCGCTGCAACTCTATTCCCTGGCTACGCCCAACGGCGTCAAGGTCACGATCATGCTGGAAGAACTGCTGGCGCTCGGGCACAAGGACGCCGAGTATGATGCCTGGCTGATCAAGATCGGTGAAGGCGATCAGTTCTCCAGCGGCTTTGTCGGTGCCAATCCGAATTCCAAGATCCCGGCGCTTGTTGACCGGTCCACAGAAACACCGACCCGCGTCTTTGAATCCGGTTCCATCCTTCTTTACCTCGCCGAAAAATTCGGAGAGTTCCTGCCAAAAGATCCAGCCAAGCGGACGGAAACGCTCAACTGGCTGTTCTGGCAGATGGGCTCGGCTCCTTATCTCGGCGGTGGCTTCGGCCATTTCTATGCTTACGCGCCGGAGAAGTTCGAATATCCGATCGACCGCTTCGCCATGGAAACGAAACGCCAGCTGCATGTGCTCGACACTGCTCTGGCGGACCGCCCCTATATTGCCGGTGATGACTATTCCATCGCCGACATGGCGATCTTCCCCTGGTATGGCGGCATGGTGCTTGGCCGCGCTTATGACGCAGCCGAGTTCCTGTCGGTCCACGAATACAAGAACCTGCTTGCGTGGGCCGAAAAGATCGATGCCCGCCCGGCCGTTATCCGCGGGCGCAAGGTCAACAAGACCTGGGGCGAGGATCACGAACAGGTTCCGGAGCGTCATGACGCCGCAGATCTGGATGCCAAGGCAGCCGTGGAAAACGCGGCAGAATAA